A DNA window from Paralichthys olivaceus isolate ysfri-2021 chromosome 3, ASM2471397v2, whole genome shotgun sequence contains the following coding sequences:
- the ddx10 gene encoding probable ATP-dependent RNA helicase DDX10, with protein sequence MEAESSEYFGKKPKPTKMKDIADPVKNFEKWKKKYNKRKARVNREKAEKKPQWQVEREYIDRLVNRYGAINTKDVVRFSDFPISKKTLLGLQEAQYRQPTEIQRQTIGFALQSKDVLAAAKTGSGKTLAFLIPVLECLYRQQWSSVDGLGALIISPTRELAYQTFEVLRKVGKNHEFSAGLIIGGKDLKSESERIHRTNIVICTPGRLLQHMDETATFHASDLHMLVLDEADRILDMGFADTLNAILENLPGSRQTLLFSATQTKSVKDLARLSLKDPQYVWVHEKAKFSTPATLEQSYVVCELHQKVNMLYSFIRSHLKRKIIVFFACCKEVQYLFRVFCRLRPGMPILALHGKQQQMKRVEVYNDFIKKQNAVLFATDIAARGLDFPAVNWVLQFDCPEDADTYIHRVGRTARYKEGGEALLLLLPSEEKGMVSQLQEKRVPINKIQVNPEKLQAVQQKLVAFLAQEKEQKERAQRCFVSYLRSVYLMKNKEVFDVLKLNIQEFAVSLGLAVAPRVRFLNKVQALTAEREEQTEAEQSEDHELRSFKAQLRGNIPHQEFQNNQSDGDGESSDEQNADQLNTRLQVDNYDDDDLRDLDLLKVKTKNVFSLTKEEETEGGLSKDSKKNVEKETKFKDAKKVLKRNFHVNTKVTFNEEGDAVQLWPPVQRAVAGEEEEEVSGINVEKAKERLKHEDQEFDKQEYSRKVKAKHREKRLKAKEARREASRQHGQHSEEESEDEVVAYLANHSEDDFDPSALPDPDNLCSLEEEKEEGQSDQRKSAKRQQSSDEELRAGKRKKVGQLNNEQIPLDTGLSLAEDEELVLHLLGGWR encoded by the exons ATGGAAGCCGAAAGCTCAGAGTATTTCGGAAAGAAACCCAAACCAACAAAGATGAAGGACATTGCCGACCCGGTGAAAAACTTCgagaagtggaagaaaaaatacaataagaGGAAAGCACGAGTGAACCGAGAGAAAGCGGAGAAGAAACCACAGTGGCAGGTCGAACGGGAGTACATTGACAGACTTGTAAACAGGTATGGAGCGATCAACACCAAAGACGTTGTCAGGTTTTCAGATTTTCCCATTTCAAAGAAAACCCTGCTAGGGCTACAGGAAGCTCAGTATAGACAACCAACAGAGATCCAGAGACAGACCATCGGCTTCGCTTTGCAAAGTAAAGATGTCCTCGCTGCGGCTAAGACTGGTTCCGGGAAGACTTTGGCATTCCTCATACCGGTGCTGGAGTGTCTGTATCGACAGCAGTGGAGCTCCGTCGACGGCCTCGGTGCGCTCATAATTTCCCCCACCAGAGAACTCGCCTACCAGACCTTCGAAGTTCTGCGTAAGGTGGGCAAGAACCACGAGTTTTCAGCGGGGCTCATCATCGGAGGGAAGGATCTAAAGAGTGAATCGGAGAGAATCCACCGCACCAACATCGTTATCTGCACGCCGGGCCGACTACTGCAGCACATGGACGAAACGGCCACATTTCACGCATCCGACCTCCACATGCTGGTCCTGGACGAGGCAGACCGCATCCTGGACATGGGTTTCGCGGATACATTAAACGCCATATTGGAGAACCTTCCTGGGTCCCGACAGACGCTGCTGTTCTCTGCCACACAGACAAAGTCTGTCAAAGACCTAGCCCGGCTCAGCCTGAAAGACCCACAGTATGTGTGGGTACACGAGAAAGCAAAGTTCAGCACGCCTGCCACCCTGGAGCAGAGCTATGTGGTGTGTGAGCTCCACCAGAAAGTTAACATGCTCTACTCTTTCATTAGGAGCCACTTGAAGAGGAAGatcattgttttctttgcttGCTGCAAAGAGGTACAATACCTGTTCAGAGTTTTCTGTCGGCTCAGACCCGGCATGCCCATCCTAGCTTTGCATGgcaagcagcagcagatgaagagGGTGGAGGTCTACAATGACTTCATCAAAAAGCAGAATGCTGTTCTCTTTGCCACTGATATAGCTGCCAGAGGCCTGGACTTTCCTGCAGTGAACTGGGTGCTGCAGTTCGACTGTCCAGAGGATGCAGACACCTACATCCATAGGGTGGGCAGGACTGCCAGATACAAGGAGGGTGGAGAGGCCCTGTTACTTCTGCTCCCCTCAGAGGAGAAGGGCATGGTCAGCCAATTGCAGGAGAAGAGGGTTCCCATCAATAAAATCCAG GTGAACCCAGAGAAACTTCAGGCTGTCCAGCAGAAGCTTGTCGCCTTCCTGGCCCAGGAGAAAGAGCAGAAGGAGAGAGCCCAGAGGTGTTTTGTTTCCTACCTGCGCTCTGTCTACCTGATGAAGAACAAAGAGGTGTTTGACGTTTTGAAACTCAATATTCAAGAGTTTGCTGTTTCGCTGGGCCTTGCTGTGGCTCCAAGGGTGCGCTTCTTAAATAAAGTTCAGGCACTGACAGCTGAGAGAGAagaacagacagaggcagagcagtCTGAAGACCATGAGCTGAGGAGTTTTAAGGCTCAGCTGAGAGGAAACATTCCTCATCAGGAATTCCAAAACAATCAGTCAGATGGCGATGGGGAAAGTAGTGATGAACAAAATGCAGATCAGCTGAATACACGACTTCAGGTTGACAATTATGACGACGATGACCTAAGAGACTTGGACCTacttaaagttaaaacaaagaATGTCTTCAGTCTTACAAAGGAGGAGGAAACTGAGGGGGGACTCTCCAAGGACtccaaaaaaaatgttgaaaaagaaacaaagttcAAAGATGCCAAAAAGGTCCTCAAGAGAAACTTCCATGTCAACACAAAAGTAACTTTTAATGAGGAAGGAGATGCTGTGCAGTTGTGGCCACCTGTCCAGCGGGCAGTGgctggtgaggaagaggaggaggtttcAGGTATCAATGTTGAAAAGGCCAAGGAAAGGCTGAAACATGAAGACCAGGAGTTTGACAAGCAGGAGTACAGCCGCAAAGTGAAAGctaaacacagagaaaagaggctGAAGGCCAAGGAAGCTAGGAGGGAGGCCAGCAGGCAGCACGGACAGCACTCTGAAGAGGAGTCTGAGGACGAGGTGGTAGCATACCTGGCCAATCACAGCGAAGATGACTTTGACCCCAGCGCTCTTCCGGACCCTGACAATTTGTGCTCtttggaggaggaaaaggaggagggtcAAAGTGATCAAAGAAAATCAGCAAAAAGGCAACAAAGCAGTGATGAGGAGCTTCGAgcagggaagaggaagaaagtaGGACAGCTGAATAATGAACAGATACCTCTGGACACTGGTCTCTCTCTGGCAGAAGACGAGGAGTTAGTCTTGCATCTGCTAGGGGGATGGAGGTAG